The proteins below are encoded in one region of Aeromonas veronii:
- a CDS encoding calcium-binding protein, with protein sequence MRADGKGGYTYSTLGGNGQDSTTTTINNSVAGFGLLTGMGVTVEAIGLGANISTNDLKSYDSDGVLKTGVNASDLANAILGTSVNNLPGADRFDGGAGDDILFGDAVHFAGINGEGYAAIKSYVAAQLGRSDVLDADVHRYIQEHASDFDQSSANDKADVLLGGDGNDILFGQGGNDFLYGGAGNDILFGGSGDDNLFGESGNDTLYGGSGNDNLDGGAGNDLLSGGLGNDILRGGLGNDILTGDAGADTFVWQKGDTTPGIVTKDYVTDFSKAEGDKLDLSDLLDSDGSKNESSLKSLLSVFQDSEGVHLQVKENSTAPVTQEIVLTNHTFDTLTGGSGTTANQVIDFMLQNNMLDIDK encoded by the coding sequence ATGCGTGCAGACGGCAAGGGTGGCTATACCTACTCGACCCTTGGCGGTAACGGGCAGGATTCGACCACTACCACCATCAACAACTCGGTAGCGGGCTTCGGGCTACTGACCGGGATGGGAGTGACCGTCGAGGCCATCGGGCTGGGGGCAAACATCTCCACCAATGACCTGAAGTCTTACGACTCAGACGGCGTGCTCAAGACCGGGGTCAACGCCTCGGATCTGGCCAACGCCATCCTCGGCACCTCGGTGAACAATCTGCCGGGAGCCGACCGCTTCGATGGCGGGGCCGGCGATGACATCCTGTTTGGCGATGCGGTGCACTTTGCCGGCATCAACGGGGAAGGCTATGCCGCCATCAAGAGCTATGTGGCGGCGCAGCTGGGCCGCAGCGATGTGCTGGATGCCGACGTACATCGCTATATTCAGGAGCATGCCAGCGACTTTGACCAGTCTTCGGCCAATGACAAGGCGGATGTGCTGCTGGGTGGGGATGGCAACGACATCCTGTTCGGTCAGGGTGGCAATGACTTCCTGTACGGCGGGGCCGGTAATGACATCCTGTTTGGCGGTAGCGGTGACGACAACCTGTTCGGCGAGAGTGGCAACGACACCCTCTATGGCGGGAGCGGCAACGACAACCTCGACGGTGGCGCTGGCAATGATCTGCTGAGCGGCGGTCTGGGCAATGACATCCTGCGTGGGGGGCTTGGCAACGACATCCTGACCGGGGATGCCGGCGCCGATACCTTCGTCTGGCAGAAGGGTGACACGACCCCCGGCATTGTGACCAAGGACTATGTCACCGATTTCTCCAAGGCCGAAGGGGACAAGCTGGATCTCAGCGATCTGCTGGATAGCGATGGCAGCAAGAACGAAAGTTCGCTCAAGAGCCTGCTCTCGGTGTTCCAGGACAGCGAAGGGGTGCATCTGCAGGTCAAGGAGAACAGCACTGCACCGGTGACGCAGGAGATAGTGCTGACGAACCACACCTTCGATACCCTGACCGGTGGCTCCGGCACCACGGCCAACCAGGTCATCGACTTCATGTTGCAAAACAATATGTTGGATATCGACAAGTAA